The sequence ATGATAGTTCATAACATTCCTTTAAAATTTCGTCAAAAGAACGGTGTATTTCTTCTCCTCTAGTATATGGAACAATACAATAACTACAATATTTATTACATCCTTCCATAATTGGAATTAAAGCAGTAGGATTTTTATGTTTAGATTTAGGAAGATATTTAAATTTTTCTGTCTCCGAAAAATTGATATCTATAACAGTTTTTTTGGTATTTAGATATTTATCTAATAAATTTGGTAATTTATGGATTGTTTGTGGACCGAAAATAATATTAATACATGGAGCACGTTTTATTAAATTTATTCCTTCTTGAACAGATAAACATCCTCCAATACCTATTATAGTGTTAGATTTTTTTTTTTGTATTTTATTTAGTTTTCCTAACTCAGAAAATATTTTTTCTTGAGGTTTTTCTCTTACAGAGCAGGTATTTAATATTATAATGTCTGCTTTTAAAATATTTTTTACTAATGTAATTTTATGAGATTTATATAGTATTTCAAATATTTTATCCGAGTCATATTGATTCATTTGGCAACCATATGTTTTGATATAGAGTGTTTTTATCATAATAATTTTTATTGTATATTGTACTTAATATATCTATAAACAATTAATAATTTTCTTTTATCTTAGTAAGAATTATTAAAGAAATTATTATACTAATGGGTAGTAGTGTTAGCGCTATATAATAAGCTTTTATAGGATATATAATAATATTATTATAAATAATATTATGTTTATAACATATTTTATCTAAAATTAAACCAATGATAGGTTGAATTAAAGCAATTCCTAACATATTTATTGTGTTTATAAAGCTTAACCCAGTTGCAAAATTTTTTTTGCTATAAAGTGTTTTTCCTAAAGTAAATGAAGAAAAAAAACCTGAAGAAAAAAAACCAAAACTAAATAATAATAATTGCAATATCCAATGTAAATGGATATTGCAATAAATAAATAAAGAATTAGTAAATAATGCTCCAAAACTACTTATATACATTACTGGTTTACATTTTTTAATCCAGTTAGAATATAACCCCCATAGTGGGCTACCTATTGCCCATCCTACAAAAATTAAAGATACATAATTTGCTGCAATGGTTTTATTCAAATTGATTTTTTCCATAAGAAATGGAACTCCCCATAATCCACAGAAAATTGGAGTTGGCATATACATAAAACCACCGTATAAAGCAATTAACCAAAGTTGAGGATTTTTTAACATTGTATATATATTTTTTATAATATTTTTATTAATTAATGATTTAGTATCTTCAGATAAATTATTCTTTTTTGTTTTTCCATTCAAAAAAATAGTCATTAAAAATGGTAGTATTAATCCAAAAATTCCAATAAAAAAAATACTTTTTCTCCATCCATAATATTTAATAAGTATAGATAAAGGAGCTTCTCCAATAATTGATCCTAACATCCCAAATGTAACCATAATTCCAGTTAAAAAAGAAAAATATTTAGAAGAAAAATAGTGATTAATTAATTTCATTGATCCAATTATTGCAAAAGCAGAACTACATCCCAGAATTAATCTGGATATACAAGCCATAATAAAATTATTTGTAATACTAAATATAATTGCACTTGAAGAGCAAAAAATAGATGCAAGTATCAAAAGATATTGTGGCATAAAATAGTCCATTAATAATCCTATAGGTAATTGCATAAAAGCATAAGAATAAAAGTAAATTCCAGATAATATTCCTAATGTATTTCCATTAATTAAAAAATCATGTGTTAATTCATTTGTCATAACACTTGGAGCTACTTGTAATAAAGACTCATAAAAGTAAAATATACAGCTTAATCCCCAAATTATGTAAAAAGTTATTGATGATCGTAAAGATTTAGGAATGATAATTATCAATTTCTTTTTATTAGATTGTTTATTTTTCATTTATTTTAAAACTCCAATTTCTAAATTGTTATTATAAATTAACAATTAATCAAATGAAAATAATTTATAAATTATTTTCATTTTTATATTCTTATTTTAAAATAAAATATTTTAATTTGAATTATTAGTATAAAACTACCAGTTTTAGTTTTTATTTAAAAATTTTGATAGTTAAAAATTTTTATAAAAACTTTTAATTTTTTTTATAAATTATATAATTTATTAATTAATAAATATTAATTTTAAAAAATTAAAACAAATAATATTTTTTTAAAATATTGATAATATTTATCACATATAATGGTTAAAAGTATATGAAAAATATTTACACAAATGATATTGATCCAGAAGAAACTAATGAATGGATAGAGGCTTTACGAAATATTTTAATCAATGACGGAAATAAACGTGCTAAATTTATTTTACGAAAATTATTAAAAGAAGCAAAATTTCAAGGGATTAATATTAAATCAATATTTAATACCCCATATAAAAATACGATACCTTTTGATAAAGAAAAAATAATGCCAGAAGATTATGGAATGCAAGAACGTATTAATGCTTTAATTAGATGGAACGCATTAATAATGGTGTTACGTGTGTCAAAAAAATTTCCAGAATTGGGTGGACATATTTCTTCATATGCATCTGCATTAACTTTATATGAAGTTGGGTTTAACTATTTTTTTAAAGGACCAAATTCTAACAGTTGTGGTGGAGATCTATTATATATACAAGGACATTCTGCTCCTGGAATTTATGCTAGAGCTTATTTAGAAGGTAGATTATCTGAATATCAATTAAATAATTTTAGACAAGAAATTAATTCTAATGGATTATCTTCATATCCTCATCCTTGGTTAATGCCTAATTTTTGGCAATTTCCTACTGTTTCTATGGGATTAAGCAGTATTCAAGCTATTTATCAAGCTAGATTTTTAAAATATTTAAAGAATAGAGGGTTATTAAAAGATAGTGAAAATCGAAAAGTTTGGGCATTTTTGGGTGATGGAGAAATGGACGAGCCAGAATCAATTGGAGCATTATCTATAGCTTCTCGTGAAAAATTAGATAATTTAATTTTTGTAATCAATTGTAATTTACAACGATTAGATGGATTAGTTAGAGGAAATGGAAAGATTATCCAAGAATTAGAAAGTATATTTCATGGATTTGGATGGAATGTAATAAAAGTAATTTGGGGAAGTAAATGGGATGATTTAATCAATTCTGATAAAGAAGGATTGTTACAAAGAAGAATGGAAGAATGTTTGGATGGAGATTACCAAAACTATAAAGCTAATAGTGGAAGTTATATTCGTAAACATTTTTTTGGTAAATATTTAGGATTATTAAAAATGGTTGAACATATGTCTGATTACGATATTGAATGTTTAAATCGTGGTGGGCATGACAAACAAAAAGTTTATGCTGCATATTTTGAAGCAGTTAATCATAAAGGATCACCTACAGTAATATTAGCTAAAACAGTTAAGGGATATGGGATTGGACTAGGTATTGAAAGTCAAAATATAGCTCATCAACAGAAAGAAATTTCTATAGATCAGTTAAAAATATTTAAAAAACGTTTTAATATACCGATTACTGATAAACAACTGAAAAAATTATCTTTTTATCGACCAGATGATGATAGTCCTGAAATCACTTTTTTAAAAAAACAACGTAATGCTTTAGGTGGTTATTTACCATATAGAAATAATGTATCTTGTAAATTAAAAATTCCAAATTTATCATTTTTTTCATCATTAATTTCTGGATCAAATGAAAATAAATTTTCTACTACTCTAACATTTTTAAAAATTTTATTTGCACTACTAAATGATAAATCGATAAATAATCATATTGTTCCAATTATACCAGATGAATGTCGTACATTTGGTATAGAAGGATTATTCAAAAAAATTGGTATTTATTCATATTGTGGGCAATTATATGATTCTATTGACAAAAAACAAGTAATTTTTTATAAAGAAACACAAAATGGTCAAATATTAGAAGAAGGTATTAATGAAGCAGGAGCATTTTGTTCTTGGATAGCAGCTGCTACTTCATATAGCTCTAATAAGTTACCTATGATTCCTTTTTATATATATTATTCTATGTTTGGATTTCAGAGAATTGGCGATCTAATATGGGCTGCTGGTGATATGAGATCTCGTGGTTTTCTTATTGGAGGAACTTCAGGAAAAACAACGTTAGCTGGTGAAGGTTTGCAGCATCAAGACGGTCATAGTCATGTTTTATTTTCTACAATTCCAAATTGTATTTCTTATAATCCTGCATATTCTTATGAATTAGCTGTGATTATTCAGAATGGATTATTTCGTATGTATGAAAATCAGGAAGATGTTTTTTATTACATAACAATTATGAATGAATCTTATACACATCCTTCTATGCCAATTGGAGTTCAAGATGATATTATCAAGGGAATGTATTTGTTAAAAGAATCTATTCCTAATGATGAAAGACATGTTCAACTTTTAGGTAGTGGATCTATAATGCAAGAGGTTATAAATGCATCTATATTGTTAAAAAATGATTTTTTAATAACTTCTGATTTATGGAGTGTAACTAGCTTTAATGAATTAAGAAAAGATGGTTTATTAATTGAACGTTTTAATCGTTTAAATCCAAAATTAAAAAAACCTAAATTAACATTTATTGAAAAAAAATTAAGCAATAGAAAAGGACCTATAGTTGCAGTTACTGATTATATGCATATATATGCTGATCAAATTAGTAAATTTATTTCTAAAACATTTGTTTCATTAGGCACAGATGGATATGGTCGTAGTGATACTCGTGTAAATTTACGTTATTTTTTTGAAATAAATTCAAAATTTATAGTTTTATCAGCATTAAGTGCTTTAAATAAAGATAAAATTGTAGATTCATCTGAAATAGAAAAAGCTATATATATGTATAAAATAGATATACATAAAACAAATCCATTTTTTGGCTAATAAAAATTAATGTTATATATTAATTTGCAGTTAATACTTATTTATTAAATAATTTTAAAAAAATTCTGTTTTAAATTAAACTTAAATAAGTTTAGATTAAAAATTATATTAATATTACATTAAATATAATTTTTATATATAATATAAAATAATATTATTCAATAATTGCTAATTATATAAAAAATAAATTTTGATTATTAAATTAATAACTATAAAAGATAGTTATAACTATTAATAAGTATAATACAAATGCTTTATAAAAAGAATTTTTTTGACGAAAAGATAATATCAGAAAACAAAGATATAAAAGTGTATATGCCTGATGTTAAAGGATCAAGAACATTAAATGTTAATGAAATCATGGTATCAATCGGTCAAAATATAGTTAAAGAACAAACTTTACTTTCTGTAGAAAGTGATAAGACTATTATAGAAATTCCTTCTCCATATTCTGGAGTTGTAAAAAAAATTTTAGTTAATATTGGAGATCAAATATCAAAAAATTCATTGTTATTAATACTTTCAGTGCAAATAATCAAAGATTCTTTAAAAAATGAACAAATAGATGAATCTGTTATCAATAAAATAAGATTTTCTGATAAAAAATCTGAAAATTTTGTATCAGAAAAAATTATTTATAATCATAAAAAATACTTTAATTCATTTTATAATAATACTATTTTTGCTACTCCTTATATTAGGCGAATTGCTAGGAAATTAAATATTGATTTAAAAAAAATAAAAGGAACTGGAAGAAAAAGAAGAATTATAAAGAAAGATATTGATAATTATTTGGATATGTTTAAAACACATAGTTTATTAATAAACAAAAATAATTTTTCTTCTGATAAAAATTCTAGAAATATAACCTTTGATAAATTTGGAAAATTAGAAATAAAAAGTTTAAATAAAATTAAACAACTATCTGGAAATAAATTAAATGAATCTTGGAAAAATATTCCTCATGTTACCCATTTTGAAAAAGCTGATGTTACTGAATTAGATTTTTTTAGAAAAAATAAGTATATTAATGTTGAAGAAACAGTGTCAAAAAGAATTACCATTCTTTCTTTTGTAATCAAAATTCTTTCAATAGCTTTAAAAATTTATCCACAATTTAACAGTTCATTTAATAATGTAGATAAAAAAATAATATATAAATATTATTATAATATTGGTATAGTAATTAATACTAAAAATGGATTGGTAGTTCCTGTAATTAAAAATGTAAATAAACTTTCTATTACAGAAATAGCATTAAAAATAAATAACTTGAGTAAAAAGGCACATAGTAAAAAATTGTTACCAAAAGATATGGAAGGTGGGTGTTTTACTGTTTCTAATTTAGGAATTGAAAGTGAAGGATTTTTTACTCCTATTATTAATAGTCCTGAGGTAGCTATATTGGGAATATCTAAAGCACAATTAATACCTATTTACGAAAATGGTGTTTTAGTTCCAAAATTAATGTTACCATTATCTTTTTCTTATGATCATAGAGTAATTGATGGTGTAGAGGCAGCAAAATTTTCTAATTTTATAATAAAATCTTTAAAAGATATAAGAAATATATTGTTGTGATTTTAAATTAAAATAATAAAATAGTTTATAAGAGGAATAAAATGAATGTAGTTAATACAGAAGTGGTAGTTATTGGTGGAGGGCCTGGTGGTTATACTTCTGCATTTAGATCAGCAGATCTTGGTAAAAAAGTTATTTTAGTAGAAAAATTTTCTGATTTGGGAGGTACTTGTTTAAATGTTGGTTGTATTCCATCAAAAATATTATTAAATATATCTAATATTATTTTTCAAGCAAATAACACAAGAAAAATGGGAATTGTTTTTGAAAAACCCAAAATAAATATAGAACAAATTTTGTCTCATAAAAATGATGTCATAAATAAATTGAGAAATGGAATAAAATCTTTAGCAAAAAAAAGAAATATCCAGATATTTAATGGATTAGCAGAATTTGTTACACCTAATAATATAATTGTTCAAAATAAATATAATAATGAAAATGTAGCTATTGAATTTCAATATGCAGTTATCGCAACAGGAAGTTATCCATTAAATTTATCTAATATTCCTAAAGATTCTCGCATATTTAATTCAACGCAATCCTTGAATTTGCCTAACATATGTGGAAATTTACTTATTGTGGGAGGAGGAGTTATTGGTTTAGAAATGGCGACTATTTATTCATCTTTCGGAGTTGAAGTAACAATTGTTGATTGTTCAAATTGTATAATTCCGGAGTCTGATGTTGATTTGTCATCTATTTTACAGAATGATATGGTAAAAAATAGAAAAATAAAATTTATATTAAATTCTAATATAATCTCTATAGAACCCAAAAAAGAAGGTATATGTGTTTTTTTACAAAACAAAACTTCTAACGAAGAAAATATTTTATATTTTGATCAAATATTAATTGCTGTTGGAAGAAAGCCTAATACTAATACTTTAAAAATTGAAAAGATTAATATTCAAACAGATGATGATGGATTTATCATAACAGATAACCAAATGAGAACTAATGTTTCTAATATTTTTGCTATAGGAGATGTTGTTGGAAAGCCAATGCTTGCGCATAAAGCAATTGCTGAGGGAAAAATTGCTGCAGAGGTTATTTCAGGTCTTAAGCATTATTTTGATCCATATTGTATTCCAAGTGTTGCATATACTAATCCAGAAATTTCATGGGTTGGATTAACTGAAAAACAGGCAAAGAAAGAAAATATTTCTTATGAAGTTGCTAACTTTCCATGGAAAGTTAATGGAAGAGCATTAACTCTTAATAAAACAGAAGGATTAACAAAATTAATATTTTGTACTAAAACTAATCGTATTTTAGGAGGAGGAATTATAGGATATAATTCAGAAGAATTAATTTCAGAAATAACATTAGCTATTGAAATGGGATGTGATGTCTCTGATATATCTTTAACTATACATCCTCATCCTACACTGTCAGAAACAATTATGGCTTCATCTGAGATTTTTGAAAAGAAATCTATTGATTATTTTTAAGTAAATTTATTTAAATAAAAGGACAACCATATAAAAAATCCATACCAAGAATTTAATGAAAAAGTTTTTAAACAAGATTTTTTGTCTTTATGGTTAAGAAGCTTTTTTTGATATATCAAAATATAAGTAGAAATACTCCAAAATAATAAAAAAATAGATGTATATGTTATTTTTTTTAAAAATAATAACCACATGGTGTGAAATATAATTTGAACAAAAATTATATATATTTTATAATTTTTTTTTAACAAAATTGTGATCGATTTTGTATTGTTAAGTACATCATCTTCATAGTCAGATAATGCATATTGTATATCACAAGATATAATCCATAAGAATGTTAATATAAATAATATTAATACTTGAATATTAAGAATTGACACTTTTGATGCAACAAAAGTTATTGGTATACTCATTGAAAAAGTTAACCCTAGGATTATTTGTGGAAAATTTATAAATCGTTTACAGAATGGATATATAATTATGAGTATTAATGATATTAATGCATAATACAGACAGTTTTTTAAAAAAATTAAAAGAATAAAAAAAGATATTAATAATAAAATACATACTAAAATTAAAGCTTCTCTTGTGTGAATTTTATTAGATGCCAATATTCTATTTCGTGTACGATACGTTTTTAAATCAATTTCTTTATCAATGATATCATTTATAACACATCCTACAGAACGTATTATAATTGTTTCTATAAATAAAATTAATATCAGTATATTTTTTGGATTTCCTTTATTTGCAATCCATAAAGACCATAATACTGGCCACCAAAGTAAAAAAAATCCTGTAGGATACTGAAATCTCATTAATCTTAAATAGTTAAAAAATTTTTCCATTTGTTATATTATTCAAATTAATAAAATTAATATTTATATTTCTTTAAATAAGATTTGACATGATAAAAATCACTATAAAAGAATTTTATATTACTAGGATGTCGTAATAAATAAGATGGATGGTAAGTAATCATAAAAGGAATTTTTTTATAAAAAAAAATTTTATTTCTATTTCTATTTAAAACTATTGATGTTTGTTTGAGTAAAAATTTTCCGGAAATTCTTCCTAATGCTACCATAAATATAGGATTTATTAATTTAATTTGTTCTTCTAAATAAGAACTACATTTTATTAATTCTTCAAATGTAGGTTCTCTATTATTAGGAGGTCTACATTTTATAACATTAGTTATATATATATTCTTTAATCCAATGTTAAATAGGATTTTATCCAATAATTGTCCAGATTTACCTATAAATGGTATTCCTTTTTTGTCTTCATAATATCCTGGTGCTTCTCCTATTATCATTAATTTTGCTTTAATATTACCTCTATAAAATACTGTTTTAAAACGGGTTTTATGTAATAAACAATTTGTACATGAAGAAATTTTTTTATTTAGTTCATACAATTTTTTTTCTAACATATTTTAACGTTAATTAAATAAATATTTTAAAAAAAATAAAAAACTTTAATAATTAAAAATTTTTATTTAATTAATAATATATAAGTGTTAATTAAGATTTTTTAATCTTGTTTTTTATTATTATTTTTTATATATAATTTTTCTTTTATTAAATCTCCTAAGGTTACAGGAGAAACATTAGAATTACATGAATATTTCTTTGTAGATTCTATTTTTTTATGATGATTTTTTTTATCTATTTTTGTAGAAAGTATTACATAAAGGTTTTTTTTATCAAAATTTATAATTTGTAATTCTAGTTTTTGAATTTTTTTTAAAAATTCATTTTTATTTTTTATTAAATTTTCAATATTTAAATCTTTATATAAATCAATAAAATCTGATGTATCAACAATACCTCTAACATTATCAGTTAATTTAATCAGTATTTTTTTGTCATTTATATCCAATAATTTTCCACTAACTATACACCCTTTAGGATGTTCTTCTATGTATTTTGAAAAACAATTATTGGTTAATTGTTTTAATCCTAATGAAATTCTTTCACGATCAATATCAATTGACAAAATTAATGCTTCAATGTTTTGACCTTTTTTAAATTTTTTTATTTCTTCTTCGACATCAGTATTTGAAGTAATATCAGATAAATGAATTAGACCATCTATTCCTCCTTGTAATCCAACAAATATACCAAATTCGGTAATAGAACGAATTTTTCCACTTACTTTATCACCTTTTTTATTAGATTTAGAAAATTCTTTCCAAGGATTTTTTGTACATTGTTTCATTCCTAATGAAATTCTTCTTCTTTTTTGATCAATTTCTAATATCATAATATTTATATTATCACCCAAAGATAATATTTTATTTGGATGTATATTTTTATTGGTCCAATCCATTTCTGACATATGTACTAATCCTTCTATTCCTTCTTCAATTTCTACGAAACAACCATAATCAGTTATATTCGTTACTTTTCCTTGGACTTTTTTCCCAATTGGATAACGATTAATTAAATTTATCCATGGATCTTTTGTTAATTGTTTCATTCCTAAAGAAACTCTATTTTTTTTATTATCGAAATGTAATATTATTACTTTAATCTCTTGCCCTATAGTTAATAATTCATTAGGACTTTTAATACGTTTCCAAGATATATCTGTTATATGGAGTAAACCATCAATTCCACCTAAATCAATAAATGCTCCATAATCAGTTAGATTTTTAACTACTCCATTTAATATTTGACCTTCATGTAAGGAATTGAGAAAAACTTTTTTATCAATATTATTTTCTTCTTCTATTACTGCTTTTCTAGAAACAACAATATTATTACGTTTAAAATCCATTTTTATAACTTTGAACTTAACTTCTGTTCCTTCTAGATGAGAAGAATCACGAATTGGTCTTATATCTACTAAAGATCCAGGTAAAAATGCTTTTATATTACCAATTTCCACGGTAAAACCACCTTTTACT comes from Candidatus Legionella polyplacis and encodes:
- a CDS encoding 2-oxo acid dehydrogenase subunit E2, coding for MLYKKNFFDEKIISENKDIKVYMPDVKGSRTLNVNEIMVSIGQNIVKEQTLLSVESDKTIIEIPSPYSGVVKKILVNIGDQISKNSLLLILSVQIIKDSLKNEQIDESVINKIRFSDKKSENFVSEKIIYNHKKYFNSFYNNTIFATPYIRRIARKLNIDLKKIKGTGRKRRIIKKDIDNYLDMFKTHSLLINKNNFSSDKNSRNITFDKFGKLEIKSLNKIKQLSGNKLNESWKNIPHVTHFEKADVTELDFFRKNKYINVEETVSKRITILSFVIKILSIALKIYPQFNSSFNNVDKKIIYKYYYNIGIVINTKNGLVVPVIKNVNKLSITEIALKINNLSKKAHSKKLLPKDMEGGCFTVSNLGIESEGFFTPIINSPEVAILGISKAQLIPIYENGVLVPKLMLPLSFSYDHRVIDGVEAAKFSNFIIKSLKDIRNILL
- the rpsA gene encoding 30S ribosomal protein S1, translated to MEETFKELFEKCINKIKFSPGSIIPAKVININNNYVTLNAGLKSEGIISIEEFKDKEGKLEINIGDTVEVSLDSIEDGYGETLLSREKAKRKRDWEKLSTCYEKNENVIGLISNKVKGGFTVEIGNIKAFLPGSLVDIRPIRDSSHLEGTEVKFKVIKMDFKRNNIVVSRKAVIEEENNIDKKVFLNSLHEGQILNGVVKNLTDYGAFIDLGGIDGLLHITDISWKRIKSPNELLTIGQEIKVIILHFDNKKNRVSLGMKQLTKDPWINLINRYPIGKKVQGKVTNITDYGCFVEIEEGIEGLVHMSEMDWTNKNIHPNKILSLGDNINIMILEIDQKRRRISLGMKQCTKNPWKEFSKSNKKGDKVSGKIRSITEFGIFVGLQGGIDGLIHLSDITSNTDVEEEIKKFKKGQNIEALILSIDIDRERISLGLKQLTNNCFSKYIEEHPKGCIVSGKLLDINDKKILIKLTDNVRGIVDTSDFIDLYKDLNIENLIKNKNEFLKKIQKLELQIINFDKKNLYVILSTKIDKKNHHKKIESTKKYSCNSNVSPVTLGDLIKEKLYIKNNNKKQD
- the aceE gene encoding pyruvate dehydrogenase (acetyl-transferring), homodimeric type → MKNIYTNDIDPEETNEWIEALRNILINDGNKRAKFILRKLLKEAKFQGINIKSIFNTPYKNTIPFDKEKIMPEDYGMQERINALIRWNALIMVLRVSKKFPELGGHISSYASALTLYEVGFNYFFKGPNSNSCGGDLLYIQGHSAPGIYARAYLEGRLSEYQLNNFRQEINSNGLSSYPHPWLMPNFWQFPTVSMGLSSIQAIYQARFLKYLKNRGLLKDSENRKVWAFLGDGEMDEPESIGALSIASREKLDNLIFVINCNLQRLDGLVRGNGKIIQELESIFHGFGWNVIKVIWGSKWDDLINSDKEGLLQRRMEECLDGDYQNYKANSGSYIRKHFFGKYLGLLKMVEHMSDYDIECLNRGGHDKQKVYAAYFEAVNHKGSPTVILAKTVKGYGIGLGIESQNIAHQQKEISIDQLKIFKKRFNIPITDKQLKKLSFYRPDDDSPEITFLKKQRNALGGYLPYRNNVSCKLKIPNLSFFSSLISGSNENKFSTTLTFLKILFALLNDKSINNHIVPIIPDECRTFGIEGLFKKIGIYSYCGQLYDSIDKKQVIFYKETQNGQILEEGINEAGAFCSWIAAATSYSSNKLPMIPFYIYYSMFGFQRIGDLIWAAGDMRSRGFLIGGTSGKTTLAGEGLQHQDGHSHVLFSTIPNCISYNPAYSYELAVIIQNGLFRMYENQEDVFYYITIMNESYTHPSMPIGVQDDIIKGMYLLKESIPNDERHVQLLGSGSIMQEVINASILLKNDFLITSDLWSVTSFNELRKDGLLIERFNRLNPKLKKPKLTFIEKKLSNRKGPIVAVTDYMHIYADQISKFISKTFVSLGTDGYGRSDTRVNLRYFFEINSKFIVLSALSALNKDKIVDSSEIEKAIYMYKIDIHKTNPFFG
- the lpdA gene encoding dihydrolipoyl dehydrogenase, which gives rise to MNVVNTEVVVIGGGPGGYTSAFRSADLGKKVILVEKFSDLGGTCLNVGCIPSKILLNISNIIFQANNTRKMGIVFEKPKINIEQILSHKNDVINKLRNGIKSLAKKRNIQIFNGLAEFVTPNNIIVQNKYNNENVAIEFQYAVIATGSYPLNLSNIPKDSRIFNSTQSLNLPNICGNLLIVGGGVIGLEMATIYSSFGVEVTIVDCSNCIIPESDVDLSSILQNDMVKNRKIKFILNSNIISIEPKKEGICVFLQNKTSNEENILYFDQILIAVGRKPNTNTLKIEKINIQTDDDGFIITDNQMRTNVSNIFAIGDVVGKPMLAHKAIAEGKIAAEVISGLKHYFDPYCIPSVAYTNPEISWVGLTEKQAKKENISYEVANFPWKVNGRALTLNKTEGLTKLIFCTKTNRILGGGIIGYNSEELISEITLAIEMGCDVSDISLTIHPHPTLSETIMASSEIFEKKSIDYF
- a CDS encoding MFS transporter — translated: MKNKQSNKKKLIIIIPKSLRSSITFYIIWGLSCIFYFYESLLQVAPSVMTNELTHDFLINGNTLGILSGIYFYSYAFMQLPIGLLMDYFMPQYLLILASIFCSSSAIIFSITNNFIMACISRLILGCSSAFAIIGSMKLINHYFSSKYFSFLTGIMVTFGMLGSIIGEAPLSILIKYYGWRKSIFFIGIFGLILPFLMTIFLNGKTKKNNLSEDTKSLINKNIIKNIYTMLKNPQLWLIALYGGFMYMPTPIFCGLWGVPFLMEKINLNKTIAANYVSLIFVGWAIGSPLWGLYSNWIKKCKPVMYISSFGALFTNSLFIYCNIHLHWILQLLLFSFGFFSSGFFSSFTLGKTLYSKKNFATGLSFINTINMLGIALIQPIIGLILDKICYKHNIIYNNIIIYPIKAYYIALTLLPISIIISLIILTKIKENY
- a CDS encoding 4-hydroxybenzoate octaprenyltransferase — encoded protein: MRFQYPTGFFLLWWPVLWSLWIANKGNPKNILILILFIETIIIRSVGCVINDIIDKEIDLKTYRTRNRILASNKIHTREALILVCILLLISFFILLIFLKNCLYYALISLILIIIYPFCKRFINFPQIILGLTFSMSIPITFVASKVSILNIQVLILFILTFLWIISCDIQYALSDYEDDVLNNTKSITILLKKNYKIYIIFVQIIFHTMWLLFLKKITYTSIFLLFWSISTYILIYQKKLLNHKDKKSCLKTFSLNSWYGFFIWLSFYLNKFT
- a CDS encoding uracil-DNA glycosylase — protein: MLEKKLYELNKKISSCTNCLLHKTRFKTVFYRGNIKAKLMIIGEAPGYYEDKKGIPFIGKSGQLLDKILFNIGLKNIYITNVIKCRPPNNREPTFEELIKCSSYLEEQIKLINPIFMVALGRISGKFLLKQTSIVLNRNRNKIFFYKKIPFMITYHPSYLLRHPSNIKFFYSDFYHVKSYLKKYKY